A window of Fusarium oxysporum Fo47 chromosome II, complete sequence genomic DNA:
TTGCTTTTGACGAGGTTGATAGAAACTAACCCTTGCGCAGATCTATACTGACTGGCTGTATCTGTGGTGGATTGCTTACGCTAATTCCCCTAGCATGCATGGGCATATCTACATCATTCTCAAGGAGTCTCTCAAGCATATCCCTCTCATTGGTTGGGGAATGCGCTTCTACGGATTCATCTTCATGTCACGAAAGATGGCCTCGGATCAGCCCCGCCTGGCCTACCGtctcaacaaactcaagCAACGCAAGGTTGATCCTAATGGAAAGTCGTATATGGACCCCATGTGGCTGCTCTTGTTCCCCGAAGGCACGAATCTTTCCAATAATGGGCGTAGAAAGTCGGCTGGCTGGGCTGCCAAAAACGACCTCAAGGATCCAGACCATGTCATGCTTCCACGAAGTACTGGTATGTTCTTTTGTCTGAACGAGCTCAAGGGAAGCATCGACTACGTCTACGACTGCACGGTTGCATATGAGGGAATTCCGTAAGTTGTAACCCGAAGCCCCGTTACACAGCATTGTAACTGTCGACTGACCGACGCGTCTAGCCGAGGTGGATTCGGTGAGGAGTATTTTGGTTTGGTGAGCACCTATTTTCAAGGTCGCGCCCCTAAGTCGGTCAATTTCCACTGGCGCCGCTTCAAAGTCAGCGATATGCCCCTTCACGACCAGAAGGCCTTTGAGCTCTGGTTGCGTGAGGAGTGGTATAAGAAGGATGCACTCATGGAAGAGTACCTGACAACCGGTCGCTTCCCTCGTATGGCTGGTAGCAAGATCGACTACATCGAGACCGAGGTCAAGACTCGAAAGCCTTGGGAGATTCTTCAGATCTTTGCGGTTGTTGGTACCGCTGCATTAATCTGgcacaacatcaagaagtcCTTCTCGACTGTGTCATCCGCGTTTCGTTGAACCTGAGCCGAGGTTCGGTCAGGAACAAGCAAATAAGATTATAGGACTCGGTGCTTGGCCGCCGCAGGTAAAATGAATTGGAGGATTGCGTGAACGTTGAAGGTTGCACAAATCCTTCTAAATGAATAGACAGGGTACGAGACGGGATACTGAAGGTGTGGACGGGACGTTCTGGCTTGGATTTGATCTTTTTTGGTAATGTTTACGGCGTGGATGAGATACCGAGGCGCAAACTGGTCTGGGACGGTACATGAGAGAGAACGACATGATGAGATGACGCGTGTAAGGATTCGGGCAGTGTCCGAGATATGGACATTCTTGATGGTTCAGCTAGAGTATGGTATAGGGAGAATTGGCAAAGCGTTGAATGACACATTTTGACTACTGGAATCTAGAACTGTGAAAAGATATCACTGGATATCTTCGGTGCGTGCCGACAGCCAAGCCAACGACCCGCAAGAATTGCCACAAAAAGAAATCACTGCCTCAACCATGCTAGCCTTGGATATTGTCTGTGTGTCTGCTCTACTGCAAGCCCTCGACGGTGACAGCTCAGTGATGAGCCCAGGTCAAAACAACCATAAATTAGCGCCGCGGCGAAAGCGCCCAACGAGAGACTAGGAATTCAGGTTCGGAACTTAAGCTTGACCTCTAGAGTCGAAATTGGAGAGGAGCCTCGGCATCCAAGGTCGCTCTTTGAGCCGTTATTGGCTCGGGACGTGAGAGTTGATGCGGGGGTGGGGGAGAACGCGGGGGAGGACTGAGTAGCGTTGAATCGAGTGTGTCTCgaagggaaaagaagatCGAGAGGAGAATAATTAAGGTGTTGTTTTAGGTATTGACGACGCATTTAGATTGGGTTTGATGGACAAGGACACGATTTACTGTATCTGATTTAAAAAGGAGGTGTGGCTTGCGGTAGGGAGGGGAGCCTTGCTGGTGTAAGTGAGAGACCGATAGTCCGACCCTCTTGTGTTTCCTAGCAATACTGCAATAGTAGGACAGCGTACTTATGTATACCAGACGAGTTATGTTGGTCACTCGTCAATGCTACATGATAATGCAAACAATGGATCCATTGCCAATGCTCGCTTCGAGGCTCAACCCATGCAACACACAAGGCGGTGGTGGAACGATCAAATTCCACAATCCAAGATGACACTTTAATTCACAATTTCTCCGTTATTTCTCGAGGCAAGGGAGCCTGTAAAACCCAATCACACTTGACCTGAAAACGGGCTACCGCACAAACAGCCAAGACCGTACTATGACAAGCCCTTTCCCATCTCTCAATCTTTCTTGTCCTGCTGATGATACATAACAAGTACTGGGGGACCCTCAATGACAAGCCCTCCATCGCATCTCGCCCCAAAACAGGCAATCCTCCGGGCGTAGCAGCTTTTCTTATACCGCAATACCCAGCCTACCTACCCCGCAAACTTGTCTCCCATGTCCACACCCCAGATTCTGGTGGAGCAAGCGACGGTAGATCTTGCGGGGGAAGCTGGCGTGTTGGATAGTAAACGAGTCGAGCGAGCTCTAATTCTATGGTGTTCCCAAAggccaagcccaagcccaagggGTGTGTAAACGTTTGGGCTCTTTATGTGACTCTGCTTGGCATTGACCGCCACCCGAGGTTCGGTGGGATTGGTTCGATATCGAGATGTATGACCCCATGGAAGGGGGAGGGGGGCCTTTGAGGAGAAAATGCGTATATATAAGAGGGCGATGATCGTGGACGAAATGACAGAAATAAACTGGAGACAAAGAGCAGCGAGAAACAGCAAAAGACTCGGGGGTAAGACAAGCAGAGAATAGCTTGCATCTTCGTGGAACCTGAACCTGATTTTCTCCATCTTGCACTGCCAAATCCACcttttttctctccttctcaaaaGGGGGCCACTGCCCAGCACTTTTTCTCCTGGAAACTGTGTAACAGGACTTCTTTTTcatcttttcctcctcctcctctttttttctccCCCGTCCCACTCAAACTTGACTTCATCACCACTTTCGGATTTTGACCAACGCAACCATGGATCGAACAACCAATGGTGACGACGGCGTCGAGAAGCAGGCCGAGTTCAATCATCTCGATCAGGCTCCTAGCAAGGTCAGCTCTGAGATCGATCACGACCATGGCTTCACGCAGGAGGAGCAGCGCAGCATCATTCGACGTATTGATCGTCGTCTCGTCGTGACTGTTGGTGCTATGTATTGTGTTTCGCTTATGGACCGAACCAATATGAGTGCTGCCAACATTGCGGGCATGAGCGCCGAGCTCCAACTCACTGGCTTCCGATACGTaagtcttcttctctctatTCTGGGGGTCGAAATCTAACTGACGATTGTGGTAGAATATTGCCAATttggtcttcttcatcccctACGTCATCTTTCAGCCACCGTCGACTGTCCTCATCCGCAAAGTCggtcctcgtcttcatctgGCCCTCATCACTATGATGTGGGGTGCTGTCATGGTTGGTATGGGATTCGTTAAGAAGTTCCCTCAGCTTGCAGCTCTCCGAGCGGTTCTTGGTTTCTTCGAGGCTGGTTTCTTCCCCAGCTGTGTCTATCTTCTCAGCACATGGTACACTCGATGTGAGTATCTTCACTGCTTCAAGTGAATCAGCACTAATCAAAGACCATAGATGAGGTTGGAAAGCGATACTCTGTCTTCTATCTCCTTGGTTGCGTCGCTTCTGCTTTCTCTGGTATTCTCGCCTATGGTGTACGTCTTACCCCGAATACACTCGTCACTCTTACTCACATACTATAGCTCATGCAACTCAATGGTCGCGAGAATCTCACTGGCTGGCGTTGGATTTTCATCATCGAAGGTACTCTCACCATCGCCCTCGGTATTGCTGGATACTGGCTCCTCGTCGACTTCCCCGATTCCAAGCGCAAGACATGGTCGTTCCTCGGTAGCCGTGAGCGTCAGTGGGTCGTCGATCGTATCCGCCGTGATCGTGGCGACACTGAGGTCCCTCCCTTCCAGTTCAGCAAGTTCATTCGAGGCGGTGCCGACTGGAAGGTTTGGGCCTATGCTATGATCTTCTTCGataccaccaccatcagCTACGCCCTTGCTTACACCCTGCCTATCATCCTTGTCGGAAACATGGGTTTCAGCGTCGGAGCAGCTCAGTGTCTCGTTGCGCCTCCTTATGCCTTTGCTGGTATCGTCATGTTCGCTACTGCCTGGGTCGGCGACAAGTATCACATCCGAGGCCCCATGATCCTCTTCAACATGCTTCTCTGCCTCATCGGACTTCCCATCATGGGCTGGGCCGAGAGTGCCAACGTGCGCTACTTCGGTGTCTTCCTCGTCACCGCCGGtgccaacagcaacatccCAACTGCCATGTCCTTCCAGGCCAACAACATCCGCGGCCAGTGGAAGCGAGCTTTCTGCAGCGCTACTCTCGTTGGCTTTGGTGGCTTTGGCGGTATTGCGGGCAGCCTGGTGTTCCGCGAGCAGGACAAGCTCACGGGGTACAAGCCTGGTATGTGGGCTTGCATCGCCTGCTGTCTCGTCACTGTCATCCTCGTCTGTCTCTGTGACTTGGACTTTAAGAGGCAGAATGCCAAGGCTGATCGGGGTGAGAAGGTGTTGGAGGCCCATGATGTGAGTAAGCCCCCTCGTGCTGACATGACAACATCACTGACAAATATTCTAGGAGGGCGCTTCTTCCGATTTCCGCTATACTTACTAAGATGGGTGGATacatgaatgaatgaatgtCAAATGCCAGGATGAGGTTGTTCTGTTTCTATGTATTTGTTTCAGTCTAGCCTAATAACGTCCATTGTTCACATCTCTTGTCTTTCAGCAACTTAACCTGACCAATCCTACACTCATCTTGGTGACATGTTCGCAAGAGACAAAGCCCTCCTTGTCACATCAGAAAGTGTTCGTCCTCCCAAGTCATATTCTGGATAGTGTTACTCTCTGACAACGCCGTGTCTCTTTTTCATGGCAGTGACCATCGCACAATGTCCACTCCCACCCGAACACTTGGCCTCCCACCGCCGTCGAACAAAGGACTTGTTTCCATTCACCAATTTGCACAAAAACCCCAGCTCTGCCCACCATGACGTTGCTGCCATACTAGAAGATATTGTTCTTCATCGCGACCATGGGCCATCCTGAATACGCCGTCCCGGTATACCTGTGTATTCTTGCCGTGCTGCTTGTACTGTGGCTCCTGCTTCCCGTTGTGTTTATTATGTTGTTAGTGGTGAAAAGTCGTCTTGAGAGGAGAGAGGTGGATTGGCTGGAGGAGGGTTATTTGGTCCCAGGGGATGAGATGCAGATGAACTATGAGACGTTCCTGCGGGCGAGGACTTGAACAttggatgttgatgtgatTACATCTGGTAGAAATTACTGACACTTAGGTCAAAGCTTCAAACAACTGTTGATCGGTTGGAACAAATTACTGCAAGACTATTGATTAGTCCACTGTAAGTCATCTATATATACAAAATGCATTTCTACCATTTACATCATGAACAGAACCATCGCGACACCGAACACAGCACTCAAGATCGAGGCGTGAACACCACTAGCCGCATTACCATCTCCTCCTGCGCTTCCGCCCTTACCCTTCGCCTCACCCTGCTCAGCATCCTCACTGCTCGTCGCATTCGTCTCAACAACACGCTCCTCCAGCTTGGGGTCAAGAGGGTTATGCGCATCAAGGTACCCAATCAGAACCTCATCCTGCGAATCAAGAGTAGCCAGGTTCTTAGCAtcgatgctgaagaagttATCACCCCCTCCAGCAAGGAAATCAAGCGTGACGACGCGGTACTTTGTCTTATCCTCGAAAGCTTCACCGTTGAGGGTTGCGTTGACGAGCTTGGAGCCGTTCTTGTTGTCGGGGTTATACTCGATCTTGAGGCCCTTGGAAACCTGGAACCATGATGTGatttccttcttgttcttttggttAACGCCGGTTACTGCACCCTCGAAGActtccttgagctcagcgCCAGTGAAAGTGAGCTCCACGATTGCGTTGCCGAAGGGGAACGAAGTGAGAACTTCACCGCGAGTAATGTTTCCCTCGTCGATGGTGGCGCGAACTCCACcggcgttgatgaaggcaaAAGCGggcttgtcgtcgtcgttgcGGCTCTGGTTAAGACGGTATTCGAGCATTGCGTCAGCCATGACTTGGCCGAGAAGACAGTCTCCCTCTTGACACGTTGACTGATCAAGTTCAGCCTTTGTGTTTCCGACCACCTCAGCAGCGAACTTCTCAAAAGGACCGCGCCACCCTTTAATAGTCTTGTTGAGAGCCTTATCCATCTCGGTCTGGTTGGTGAGATGGATAGGAGCGCCGTGGTACTCGAGGGCTTTGCCGTCCTTGTCAAAGGTCAGATCGATGGAGCCGAGATATTCACCCCATCGGTAGGCAGTGACAATAAAGACTTCGTCTCCGTTGATGTCCTTGACTATCGTGGGATAATCGCCCTCTGCCTTTTCCATGTCGCCGAGAAGAGTGTGGCTGTGaccgccgatgatgagggaCAGACCCTCGGTCTTTGCAGCAAGCTCCTTGTCGACATCGTAGCCAATGTGGGTGAGAGCGACAATGCGGTTGATGTCAGTCTTGTTTCGAATCTCCCAGATAGACTTTTGCACTTCAGTGATGGGGTCAAGGAAGGTAGTCTTGTTTCCGACACTCGAGATTCCAGGCGTGGTGTCAGTGGTGACACCGATAACGGCCAGATCATGCTCCTTGAAGATCTGGTAATTCTTGATCGTCTTGTTCAGCCCCTCATATTCACTCTTTACATTGCATGAGACGACGGGGAACGTCAGGTTCTGGAGAAACTCGCCGAGCTCCTCATCACCGCCATCCCACTCATGGTTACCAAGCGTCATGGCATCGAACTTCAGGGTGTTGAGGTTCTCAGCAATCTTGGACGGTCCGTAGAATGAGTAGAACAGCGTGCCTTGGAACTCATCGCCTGCGTTGAGCCAGAGGTTATCAGGGTGATCTTTTCGAAGCCCATCGACTGTGTGCTTTATGCGCGCGTAACCACCAAAGCAGCCCTTCTTGGGATCCACGCAGTCAGTGCCCGACTTTGCGAATTCGTCGAGATGGGCGTGAACGTCGTTGACGTGGAAGAACGCTACACGAATCAGTCAATTGAACCACTGATCACGCAAATTGATCACATACACATGTTATAGtgtccatcatcatcgacgaaTCGCTTATTCAGTCGCTTGCTGTACAGGACATCCTCAGCAGATACCAAGCCCACCAAAGCGAGGGCACCCAGAGTAATTGACGACTTCATGATGTTGACCTACGCACAAAGAAAAGGTGAacaattcatcatcatcagaaaaTAGGCCCGTCGCCCTCTTTATTTTGACAACGGCCCCGGCCGATCAAAGACTTGGGGTCGCGCAAAGGTTCCATGAGACAGGATCGCCAAGACACACGTGGGCAACGTGAGTGGCCAGCCGAGGGAATATCTTCactcaatctccttctccttcctTGTCAGCTATAGTGTAGCTATCGTATTATCTATCACTGTGTAGAAACGTGTAGAGATTGTCTGTATCAGCCAAGACGGAGTTCGCCATGATAAGAATAGGTCTTGGGCGGGTTTGTCCGACAGATGCTGATGGGCAAGGTTTTGCCTTATAGCGCCGGTCAAACGGTTTTGGAGCGGTAACTCGCCCGTGAGCAGGAAGACTAATTATCTGTCAATCAACCGTGTTATCATTAAGCTGGTCAATGTCCCTGTAATGTAATAAATGACGGGTGGGTTACATTTCCTCTTTCACAAACTGACTCATGCGACTTGTCGTCGTGGATCATTGATCATCTTGATATTCTGGGGCGATTTAGTTTTTAGTCTTTAAGCTTAAAACCCCCCATGGCTAACGCCGTCTTCGCCTCCGACATTCACGGACATGACAATCACTCACTGGATGTGCTAATCGCCACAGGCTTTTCGGGTCTCTGTTGAATTGCCCATTTCAGCGACCTAACATTTCTTGCCAATGGCTCCTCGATACACTTTCCTCCATCCATGTCACGTTCTAGGATTCAATATCGAGATGCCTATTCTGGTCTAGTCTCTATGCTGCACAACATCGCTAGTAAAAATGCTGATCAAGCCAGTCAATGCGCTGAGTTGACTTGTGAGGATCCATATGTTGACACTATGCTTTGCTGTTTAGGCGGCCTCCGGAGCAATATGCCCATCGTTTATCGACGCTATGTTCTAGTTATTCGTCCGATATTTGATGCTATCGTCGTTGGTATCCATTTGGCAGCATAAGTTTGAAGACTTCCTTCGCTGGTGCCTCGGGTAGTGGAGGTCTAGGACGAACTGAGGGCACTAACAAAGCTTTTCGCCGCAACTGCACGACTCAGTATGTCGCGATGGTcgatataaaagaaaaagaggcgTATCAAAACTCATGCAACTCGTATGAATTCCCGATATCTGTCGGCTTTCGTAGTGCTGGAGCGGTTAGGCTAGAAGCCCGCCAGTGCGCTTCGGTGAGTTAGCGGGTGACGTAGAGTGTTAGTGAAGTTGTGGCTGAACACCGTCAATCCCAGAAGATGCTTACCCTGTACCAGCTCCATCAGCATCAGGGGCTCGTGTGTAGGTACCATAATCCCTTGAAAAGATCATCGAGAACTTGACGCTATTGTAAAGATCTCCACGTCAGTTAGTCGATCACTTATTCCCAAGCtctattaataagaaggagGCCTCTTGTGGTCGACGATTTAGTAGAGTACCCCTGTTCATCGTCCGCTAATCGGCAACTTCGTGGAGATTATCCTCATGATGGAAAGCACTTGTTATTGGTGAACTGTTGAGAAGTTTATGAATGGAAACGGAAGTCTTGACACTGGAACTCAAAAGCAGTGCTGAGGTTTCACAACAGCAGAATATCACCGGAATTTCAAGCGGGCATATTCCTTGTTGCCTAGAGTACACAGAGTCCTAAGGCATGTCAAAGAAGTCAAAATGTCCAATATTGCATCTATAGCCCCGAAGGACCGTGTACTTATGGTTCAAGACACATATCTAGTAAACTAGCTAAGTGGGAGATCTAAAATAGTCGGTATTCAAGAGCAAATCCAAGAATACGAACTTCAAGATAGCTCTTTGACAGCAAACTTCACAACGAAGTGATCACATGGAATGGATTCATTTCGCCTGCCAAGAGATAGGCTTACACCAAGAACCGTTAGCAAGTTACCCGTTCGAAAAACCACTTTGTCCCTGTCCTCGAGCCAAGACGGCGCCTCAGCCATGCTGCAGGATTAGTTGAAATAACCAAACGTCCGAGCGACGGTGATCACGAGCCCCTCAGCCGCAGATTACCACGGAACGGCGCGCAAGCTGTTAAGAAAAACGGGAGAAAGGCACCCGAGAGGCTGCACTCTTCCTTCGATCACAGGTCCCCCGGAGCCGTTGCACATGTATTTCTGACCTGAGATGTGGCAGACCAAACGGCTTCTCCCTAACTTGATGGGGCTAGTGAAGAGGGTTCTTTTGAAGTTGGATCAACATACCGGCAGCTGGGATGATACCGATTCGCTGAGGTGATTTTCAACGGGGATGTGGGTAGGAATATGAAAGGAGAATCACTATTTGCTCATTGAAATGTTGCATTGATCTTCATGAGGGCTTGGCCAGTGAGCTATCGAAACGGGTGTTCCTTAGCATCACTGGCCGATGCAACTGCGTGATGACGGTGGCTGGAGTTGCTTCTGTCGTTTAGCTGTGATCACTGTGAGTCCGCACTTGCTACACTCATCGACCGCAACCTCAATGATCTTCGAAAGAATCGACAAGGAATCCATCCCTAAGCCGGGAGTTGGGGGCAATCGAAACGCCACCATGGCAATTGCAACCCTGAAGATGGAGTACGTGACTCTTTCTGCACATTGTAGAGGCTGCTCCAAGGGAACTAATCAAACACATGCCGATTGAGTGTGCTGCACTCCAAGGTCTGACCTAGTCAAGCTTGGGCCGAATGGTCTGAGGTTGGTCTAGACTGGGTAGTAGAACTTGTTTCAAAAGAAACTGGCATGGAAAAGGATAAGTGTTAAATGTCAGAATGGCGTGAGTTCAAGTTGCTGGTTCTAGTTTCAATTAATTAGGGACAGAAAAAAGGGCTTGTGGAAATAGCGTTGTTGGGAGTATGGGTATTGCAACCATATTTGTGGTTTAGGTTTAGGTTTGGTTGCATACCAGTTCCCAGGCCCCAGGGTCGAGATAAGCCCTCTGATGTGCAGTCAATGGTTCAGTAACATTTGGATGATTGCCAATGAGGGGAAAAATGATCTGCAAGATTTGAATTTCTCTTTTTGAATTTCTTGTTATAGCTTGGCCCATTCGTGCTGATGCAGGTTCTTGGCATGATACTACATAAGCCACGCATAGACCACGATTGTTGGTTGAGAGGCGAATTGATGTAAATCTTGGCAATACAACTCTTTCTAGGTTTTTGTCCGAGATTCTATTCATCGCCTACAGTGCGTATCTGACATTGAGATGTTGATAGAGAGAGGCTTGAGAGGCTCTGGGAGAATGAGGTCATGACGGTTGAATCCGAAAGGGACCAAAGGGAATCCTTTACTCTACGTCATCAAAAGCCAAGTAAAGTAATCAAATCAGAATTTCAGGGTCGCCCTCTTGCCAAGACTCGGCGCCAACGGCACAGGCGCCCCCCCCTCCCCCCCCTCTTAGACTACCACTACCACTCACCACCACTAGAAGACCATTGGCATACCCCAACTCCCGAGCCCACGGAACTGGTGCACACAAAGCAAAAAGTCAGTTTCTGAGTTCCGCCGAGTGCTAGAGAATGGAGACGGCGCCGGTCTTGTTTCTTGGGTACGAGGAGCAACGCCAGGttccatgccatgccatggcGTCTTGTCTTTTGTCTTGATCCCTTTTTAGTGTGCAGCCACAGGGAGGGCGTTACATGGGCCAGAAAGACGGCCCCAACTCTATTTCATTTGCTGCAGATGGCAACTGGGGACTTGCTTCTGCACGGGAGAGACACGCAGCCCAGGCGACAGCTCAACCCAGGTTGTCCCGTTTGAACCTTGCAGAACAGGGATACAACACGAGCGAAGTGGCCGTGACCGTGACCAGCCTATTTTCCTTCAGCCCAGCCTCCACCGTCATCTGCTTAAAATGGCGCGTGGCAGCCAAAAGCCATTCAATGAAACAAAAAAAGCCACTGAAGATACCGTAAAAGTAATAAAcaagagaaaaaggaaacACTGAGAGAAACAGCTGATTCAGCGGTGTCTGTGTCAGAAATACCAAGAAACCCTGATCCTGAGCTGAAACTTGACTTTGAGGCTGACGAacttgtcttgtcttgtaTTAAACGATCATCACCACTACCATCCTATCTTCCTCGCACCAAAGAGAACAAAACCGTTAGAGCCGAGTTCACTGTACATACAACTTTGTCAGTAGGGCTCAGTGTCACTCGTCTATCGACACAGCCTCATGCCAAGAGAGCTTGTTCGAGGGCCAAGAGCCGAGTAAGCAAGGTCGAAGATCGGTAGTTGTGTGTTATTTTTTCTCTACCTATCGATCGATCTTGTTTGTTGTATATGTaatcctctttttttttcttgccTTGCGTAAGACCATACCAAGACCCAAGACCTCTGCAATAGCTTGAGACACGGACACGACAGGGAAATAAGTACAAGCGGGGAGTGGATTCTAGGTTCTTAAGACCGAGAGAGAAGCTTACTTACAACTTACACCACTTCACTTTACTTCACTTCACCTTtgcttctcagcttctcTCCAACAGGACATGGCAGAACTCCGCCCTTTTTCCTCGACAAATGGAAATCATCACACCCCAGGACTATCAGAACAACGCTCGCAAGCGACAGCGTCGCAGTCTTCGTCCCTGTGATGCCTGTCGGAAGCGCAAGACTCGCTGCGTTACAAAGGACGGCGACGGTGACTGCGTCCACTGCCAGCTGAGAGCTACGCCGTGTACCTTTCAGCATGATCCTCCGGAGCGACAGGTTGCCAGCGGTAGTGGCAGTAGTGGTGTTACCGGTCCAAACTCAAATACAATCTCCCTGCAACAGCCGCAGGACGATGTCGGCCATGAGGACCAAAGCCAAACGTCAGCGCGGAGCATGAGCCAGAGCCGGAAAGCGTCGCGAGACGATGTCCAATCTGTTCACTCCGTCCCCTCGGTCCAGGCATTTTTATCTCCTGCTGAAACCCGAGCTTCTGCTGATAGCGGCATTCCTCTCGCTCCGCCCTCTGTCATGGTCCCTGAGCTTGGTCCCCTGGATCGCACTATGGGATGCTCGTCTACGCGGTTTGCAGAGCTTTATGGTCTTGGGAGCGATATGGAACCTATACTAATGCGACATCGACCCTACGATCCCCAGACTCACGAGTTTAGTCTCGACACACATGCTATTCGACGCGTGCTGGAGAGAGATGACGGTCAGGAGTATCCCTTGACATTTCATATGGCTCGTGACGAAAAAGCAGTTGAAGGCGATCCGACATTTTCTCAGGTCGACGCCATCGAGAGTTGTGTTCGTCCTCACGGCCCAAGTCTCGTTGAGCTCTTCTGGAGACACGTCCAACCTTGCTATCCCATCCTCTCCAAGGACCCCTTTACCCTTGCCTACAGCCAGTCATACCGACGGATTcccgccgccctcctcgGAGCCATCTATCTATCCGCCATTCGCTGGTGGACCTACGACCCTGAGCTCTCCATCAGAAACCCCCCTGACGCCGCCCTCCTCCGCAGGATGCTACGGTCTGCCATACCGGCATCTTATCACCGCCCAAAGCTCAGTTCCATCCAGGCCGCCCTCCTTCTGCTGCAGTGCCAGCCCGAGGACCCCCTCAACCCGGACCACACGTTCCAATGGGGCCTTACCTGCCAGGCGCTTGCGATCGGCCAATGTCTTGGGCTTCACCTTGATGCGAGCAACTGGACTATTCCGCAATGGGAGCGCAATGTTCGCAAGCGGCTCAGCTGGGCGCTATTCATGCAGGATCGCTGGACGGCATTGGCTTACGGACGTCCTGTGCATATTCACGACGATGACTGGACAGTGGGCGATCTTACACCGGGCGATTTTTCTG
This region includes:
- a CDS encoding acyltransferase-domain-containing protein — translated: MADTKTDGPPETVIPSPELLAGLAEKSLAEKQKPKQKEEHPSGKESYGTLMQIVRGSLFALYFNTCCMIIFLTQLVGAPLYFVNRDWYYAYMAMTKQSFCLTTTSMTQIWGPTTIRISGDESVAGQIKLRPDGGVQFEFPERLVMIANHQIYTDWLYLWWIAYANSPSMHGHIYIILKESLKHIPLIGWGMRFYGFIFMSRKMASDQPRLAYRLNKLKQRKVDPNGKSYMDPMWLLLFPEGTNLSNNGRRKSAGWAAKNDLKDPDHVMLPRSTGMFFCLNELKGSIDYVYDCTVAYEGIPRGGFGEEYFGLVSTYFQGRAPKSVNFHWRRFKVSDMPLHDQKAFELWLREEWYKKDALMEEYLTTGRFPRMAGSKIDYIETEVKTRKPWEILQIFAVVGTAALIWHNIKKSFSTVSSAFR
- a CDS encoding major facilitator superfamily domain-containing protein, which encodes MDRTTNGDDGVEKQAEFNHLDQAPSKVSSEIDHDHGFTQEEQRSIIRRIDRRLVVTVGAMYCVSLMDRTNMSAANIAGMSAELQLTGFRYNIANLVFFIPYVIFQPPSTVLIRKVGPRLHLALITMMWGAVMVGMGFVKKFPQLAALRAVLGFFEAGFFPSCVYLLSTWYTRYEVGKRYSVFYLLGCVASAFSGILAYGLMQLNGRENLTGWRWIFIIEGTLTIALGIAGYWLLVDFPDSKRKTWSFLGSRERQWVVDRIRRDRGDTEVPPFQFSKFIRGGADWKVWAYAMIFFDTTTISYALAYTLPIILVGNMGFSVGAAQCLVAPPYAFAGIVMFATAWVGDKYHIRGPMILFNMLLCLIGLPIMGWAESANVRYFGVFLVTAGANSNIPTAMSFQANNIRGQWKRAFCSATLVGFGGFGGIAGSLVFREQDKLTGYKPGMWACIACCLVTVILVCLCDLDFKRQNAKADRGEKVLEAHDEGASSDFRYTY
- a CDS encoding Metallo-dependent phosphatase-like protein translates to MKSSITLGALALVGLVSAEDVLYSKRLNKRFVDDDGHYNMSFFHVNDVHAHLDEFAKSGTDCVDPKKGCFGGYARIKHTVDGLRKDHPDNLWLNAGDEFQGTLFYSFYGPSKIAENLNTLKFDAMTLGNHEWDGGDEELGEFLQNLTFPVVSCNVKSEYEGLNKTIKNYQIFKEHDLAVIGVTTDTTPGISSVGNKTTFLDPITEVQKSIWEIRNKTDINRIVALTHIGYDVDKELAAKTEGLSLIIGGHSHTLLGDMEKAEGDYPTIVKDINGDEVFIVTAYRWGEYLGSIDLTFDKDGKALEYHGAPIHLTNQTEMDKALNKTIKGWRGPFEKFAAEVVGNTKAELDQSTCQEGDCLLGQVMADAMLEYRLNQSRNDDDKPAFAFINAGGVRATIDEGNITRGEVLTSFPFGNAIVELTFTGAELKEVFEGAVTGVNQKNKKEITSWFQVSKGLKIEYNPDNKNGSKLVNATLNGEAFEDKTKYRVVTLDFLAGGGDNFFSIDAKNLATLDSQDEVLIGYLDAHNPLDPKLEERVVETNATSSEDAEQGEAKGKGGSAGGDGNAASGVHASILSAVFGVAMVLFMM
- a CDS encoding fungal-specific transcription factor domain-containing protein, whose product is MEIITPQDYQNNARKRQRRSLRPCDACRKRKTRCVTKDGDGDCVHCQLRATPCTFQHDPPERQVASGSGSSGVTGPNSNTISLQQPQDDVGHEDQSQTSARSMSQSRKASRDDVQSVHSVPSVQAFLSPAETRASADSGIPLAPPSVMVPELGPLDRTMGCSSTRFAELYGLGSDMEPILMRHRPYDPQTHEFSLDTHAIRRVLERDDGQEYPLTFHMARDEKAVEGDPTFSQVDAIESCVRPHGPSLVELFWRHVQPCYPILSKDPFTLAYSQSYRRIPAALLGAIYLSAIRWWTYDPELSIRNPPDAALLRRMLRSAIPASYHRPKLSSIQAALLLLQCQPEDPLNPDHTFQWGLTCQALAIGQCLGLHLDASNWTIPQWERNVRKRLSWALFMQDRWTALAYGRPVHIHDDDWTVGDLTPGDFSDFDSEGHAASVSASGSVSSSVSVSGSDDDRRSIAATGMTQFIQMVRLTQILSVVYSNFYTARTCREQDTVILWEKARPLFEMLTNWYHSIPPTLQMNVIYQRKLCFHGYLHFSYYGVVMTLLRRLIRSTALSPRCSDDRVLSSIRQIALQTAQSAISFVISLRPDHLEAFWYFTSPYLFSLLGSFTTLLLVTSLSSQERHFWQETLNSYLWNLRMMSKSHQPMQYAVNRLEGAILRGLEHSLAVNLNEPLNDKVSPMMGNYGADVYEYTDFGDWDLAAGASGPYDLLSGLVIQPNPMMPQRDLG